AGGCTACTCGCCTCGACTACCTGTGTCGGTTTGCGGTACGGGTGGTCTGATCCTAACTAGAAGCTTTTCTCGGCAGTGTGACATCGATCACTTCGCTACTTTAATTTCGCTCCCCATCACAACTTGTCCTTAAGCTAAAAAGCATTTGACTCTTTAACAGACTTATTGCTTGGACGTGCATATCCAACAGCACGCATCTCTAGCCTCCTGCGTCCCTCCATCGTTCAAACAGATCAGACCAGTACAGGAATCTCAACCTGTTATCCATCGCCTACGCCTCTCGGCCTCGGCTTAGGTCCCGACTAACCCTGGGAGGACGAGCCTTCCCCAGGAAACCTTAGTCATACGGTGGACCAGATTCTCACTGATCTTTCGCTACTCATACCGGCATTCTCACTTCTAAGCGCTCCACCAGTCCTTACGGTCTAGCTTCGTTGCCCTTAGAACGCTCTCCTACCATGCAACTAAGTTGCATCCACGATTTCGGTAATGTGTTTAGCCCCGTTACATTTTCGGCGCAGGATCACTCGACTAGTGAGCTATTACGCACTCTTTAAATGGTGGCTGCTTCTAAGCCAACATCCTAGTTGTCTGTGCAATTCCACATCCTTTTCCACTTAACACATATTTAGGGACCTTAATCGGTGGTCTGGGCTGTTTCCCTTTCGACTACGGATCTTATCACTCGCAGTCTGACTCCCGGATATAGATCTGTGGCATTCGGAGTTTATCTGAATTCAGTAACCCAAGACGGGCCCCTAGTCCAAACAGTGCTCTACCTCCACGATCCTTAACTCCGAGGCTAGCCCTAAAGCTATTTCGGAGAGAACCAGCTATCTCCAAGTTCGTTTGGAATTTCACCTCTACCCACACCTCATCCCAGCATTTTTCAACATACACGGGTTCGGTCCTCCAGTGCGTCTTACCGCACCTTCAACCTGGACATGGGTAGGTCACCTGGTTTCGGGTCTACGTCAACGTACTCAAACGCCCTATTCAGACTCGCTTTCGCTACGGCTCCGGCCTTTTCGCCTTAACCTCGCACGCTAACGTAACTCGCCGGTTCATTCTACAAAAGGCACGCCATCACCCATTAACGGGCTCTGACTACTTGTAGGCACATGGTTTCAGGAACTATTTCACTCCCCTCCCGGGGTGCTTTTCACCTTTCCCTCACGGTACTGGTTCACTATCGGTCACTAGGGAGTATTTAGCCTTGGGAGATGGTCCTCCCGGATTCCGACGGAGTTTCACGTGTTCCGCCGTACTCAGGATCCTGAACTGAGGAAACGAAGTTTCGCTTACAGGGCTATCACCTTCTCTGGCTGATCTTCCCAGATCATTCAACTACTTCGTTTCTTGGTAACTCAAATGTTCAGTCCTACAACCCCAAGAAGCAAGCTTCTTGGTTTGGGCTGTTCCCTTTTCGCTCGCCGCTACTCAGGGAATCGAATTTTCTTTCTCTTCCTGCGGGTACTTAGATGTTTCAGTTCCCCGCGTCTACCTTCAACTGAGCTATGTATTCACTCAGCGATAATAGGCGATAAAACCTATTGGGTTTCCCCATTCGGAGATCTCCGGATCACAGTTTACTTACAACTCCCCGAAGCATATCGCAGTTAGTCACGTCCTTCATCGGCTCCTAGTGCCAAGGCATCCACCATGCGCCCTTAATAACTTAACCTAAATTATCTTACGATAATGGTTATGAGTTTAGCGATACAAACTAATTTGTTTTAAACTCTTTAAAACGCGGTGTTCTCGGTTATTTTAATTAACAAAGAAATAAAAGATATTATCTAGTTTTCAAAGAACAAGTTTGAGAGTAGACCTCTCAAAACTAAACAAAGTTTCAGATAAAGTGCAGGTTTCCGTAATATCCTTAGAAAGGAGGTGATCCAGCCGCAGGTTCTCCTACGGCTACCTTGTTACGACTTCACCCCAATCATCTGTCCCACCTTAGACGGCTGGCTCCAAAAGGTTACCCCACCGGCTTTGGGTGTTACAAACTCTCATGGTGTGACGGGCGGTGTGTACAAGGCCCGGGAACGTATTCACCGCGGCATGCTGATCCGCGATTACTAGCGATTCCGACTTCATGTAGGCGAGTTGCAGCCTACAATCCGAACTGAGAACGGCTTTAAGAGATTTGCTAAACCTCGCGGTCTTGCGACTCGTTGTACCGTCCATTGTAGCACGTGTGTAGCCCAGGTCATAAGGGGCATGATGATTTGACGTCATCCCCACCTTCCTCCGGTTTGTCACCGGCAGTCTTGCTAGAGTGCCCAACTAAATGCTGGCAACTAACAACAAGGGTTGCGCTCGTTGCGGGACTTAACCCAACATCTCACGACACGAGCTGACGACAACCATGCACCACCTGTCATTCTGTTTCCGAAGAAAAAGTCCTATCTCTAGGATTGTCAGAAGATGTCAAGACCTGGTAAGGTTCTTCGCGTTGCTTCGAATTAAACCACATGCTCCACCGCTTGTGCGGGCCCCCGTCAATTCCTTTGAGTTTCAACCTTGCGGTCGTACTCCCCAGGCGGAATGCTTATTGTGTTAACTGCAGCACTGAAGGGCGGAAACCCTCCAACACTTAGCATTCATCGTTTACGGCGTGGACTACCAGGGTATCTAATCCTGTTTGCTACCCACGCTTTCGAACCTCAGCGTCAGTTACAGACCAGAGAGCCGCTTTCGCCACTGGTGTTCTTCCATATATCTACGCATTTCACCGCTACACATGGAGTTCCACTCTCCTCTTCTGCACTCAAGTCTCCCAGTTTCCAATGCACTACTCCGGTTAAGCCGAAGGCTTTCACATCAGACTTAAAAGACCGCCTGCGTTCCCTTTACGCCCAATAAATCCGGATAACGCTTGCCACCTACGTATTACCGCGGCTGCTGGCACGTAGTTAGCCGTGGCTTTCTGGTCAGATACCGTCGAAACATGAACAGTTACTCTCATGCACTTTCTTCTCTGACAACAGGGTTTTACGATCCGAAGACCTTCTTCACCCACGCGGCGTTGCTCCATCAGGCTTTCGCCCATTGTGGAAGATTCCCTACTGCTGCCTCCCGTAGGAGTTTGGGCCGTGTCTCAGTCCCAATGTGGCCGATCAACCTCTCAGTTCGGCTACGCATCATTGCCTTGGTAAGCCTTTACCCCACCAACTAGCTAATGCGCCGCGGGCCCATCCGAAAGCGGTAGCCGAAACCACCTTTCACATAAACACCATGCGGTGTTCATGGTTATGCGGTATTAGCACCTGTTTCCAAGTGTTATCCCCCTCTTTCGGGCAGGTTGCCCACGTGTTACTCACCCGTTCGCCACTCAACTCTTTATCGGTGAGTGCAAGCACTCGGTGATAAAGAAGTTTCGTTCGACTTGCATGTATTAGGCACGCCGCCAGCGTTCATCCTGAGCCAGGATCAAACTCTCAATTTAAAGTTTGTGACTCTTTATTTTTACTAGCGAATTGACTTCGCAAAATGTTTATTTGCTCTTATCGCTTAGATAAGAGACCCTGCACATTTGCTTATCGAAACTTTGTTCAGTTTTCAAAGATCTACTTGATAGATACAATCAACATAATCATTATATCATATCATCAATTATCTGTCAAAAACTTTTTAAAATATTTTTAAGAAGTTTTTTCAGACGACTTATTTATCTTATCAAAAGCATTAACTCTTGTCAATAAGAAAATAATTTATTTGTTATGCTGTAACAAGTCAGCTTAAATATAATATCATGTGATCAAACTCAATGTCAACATCTTTTTTAATTATATTTTTGATAACTGCTCTGCATCAGCAACTTTTATAGTATAACAAGCTTTTATAACTATCGTCAATAATTTTTTTCAAAAAAAGTAGAAATTAAAAAATTTCTACTTTTTGATCTTATTTACCTTTTGAAATATCAGCCAAAGCCTCATCGACCCAATGATCTAACCGCTGTTTGATCGGCGTAAATCCCTCATATACATGGCGGCTTGTCCAATATTTTTTATGTTGATAACGAGTGTATTTAGGTTTAGAAAAATCAAACGGCTTTTCCAAGCACCTGACAGAAAGAGAGATCTTTTTAGTATATTCATCAATATCAATGATCATTACCTTGATCTTTTGCCCGACTTCTAAATACTTCTGGATATCTTCAACAAAGCCATGATGACACTCTGAAATATGGATCAAGCCTTGAGTCTCTTCATCTAAGGCAACAAATGCACCATATGGCTGGATACCTGTCACTCGCCCTTCAAGTACCATCCCGATCCGATAATCTATTTCCATAATCTATCCCATATCCTTATATGATCTCGATCGTTTCGATCACGACATCTTTTTTAGGTTTATCTCCCCAACCAGTCTTGACCATGGCGATCTTATCTACTACATCCATCCCAGAGACAACTTGTCCAAATACTGTATGGCGCCCATCCAACCAAGGCGTACCACCATTTTCATATGTTACGACCACTTCTTCAGGATAGACCTGTTTAACTTGTTCTAACATATCTTGTGCCAACTTTTTATTTTGTACGATAAAGAACTGGCTTCCATTTGTATTAGGACCTGCATTCGCCATAGAAAGCGCCCCGCGCACATTAAATAATTCTTGCGAGAACTCATCCTCAAATTCTTTTCCATAAATACTTTTACCGCCCATCCCTGTACCAGTTGGGTCACCCGTTTGGATCATAAAATCTGCGATCACACGATGAAAAATGACCCCATCGTAATAACCTTTCTTAGCTAAAGAAACGAAATTTTCGACTGCTTTGGGAGCATATTGTGGAAATAGCGCAACTTTGATCGTCCCTAAATTAGTTTTGATCGCAGCATCTGCTTTTAACTTTTGCGGTTCTGTTTGTATATATTTCATGTTATATAGGTAAAGTCTAAAGGTCTTCCATATAGCAAACAAAGATCAAGAAAGTTTACCTTGCTCCTTCTCTTTTTTTAGTTAGATATTATATTATCTACTTTAGACATTTCTTTCTTATAGATATGACATCATAACGTATCTTACTATAATGTTTTTAAATTGGCTAGTTTTGTTCTTAGATAAGTCCTACCTATCTTTTGAAAATACCTAAAGAGTATTGCCACATTTTTTTTAGTTAGCTATCATTAAGAATGGATCACGTATCTCTTAAATATGTATGGTCTTTATTTTTAGAAGTAATGACCTTATGAAAGGATAAAGCTATGACACAACCAGAATACTATGACATTACGATCATCGGCGGAGGTCCAGTCGGCATGTTTGCCGCAACATATGCCCGCATGCGTCTTGCTAAGACCCAGATCATCGAAAGTTTAGATCAATTAGGCGGTCAAGTCGCTACACTTTTTCCAGCTAAAAAAATTTATGACATCCCTGGTTATCCAGCTATAACGGGCGAAGAGCTCATCTCTAATTTAAAACAACAGTTAGAGACTTTTGCCCCAGATATTTTTTTAGGTGAGACAGTTCAAAGTTTTGTTAAAACTTCGGCTGGATTTAAGATCACAACTTCCAAACGTATAACATACTCTAAAACGATCATTATCGCTACCGGTGCTGGAGCTTTTGAACCACGCAAACTCACATTAGAAAATGCTACTTCTTTTGAAGGAAGAAATTTACATTATTTCATCAAAGATCCTAGTATTTTTCAGGGACAAGACATCGCGATCGCAGGCGGAGGGGATTCCGCGATCGATTGGGCCCTTGAATTGGTTCCTAGCGTCCGCTCGCTCCACCTTATCCATCGACGCGATAAATTCCGAGCACTTGAAGCTAATTTAGAAGCGCTTAAGCAAACTAAGACTAATTTTCAAACACCTTACTTGATCGCTGATCTTTCACAAGTCGATAATAAATTAAAAATGCAACTAAAAAGTAAAACAGCTCCACAAAAAGAAATTTATGTCGATCACTTGCTTGTAAATTATGGTTTCACTTCTGATCCTAAACTGATCAATTCTTGGGATCTTGCTTTACACCAACGTGAGATCCAAGTCAACGATCAACATGAAACATCGCTTGCACAAGTTTATGCGATCGGCGATATCGCCTATCACCCAGGAAAGATCAATTTAATCGCAACTGGATTTGGAGAAGCACCTAGTGCAGTTAACAATGCACTCTTAGCGATCTATCCTGAAAAACGCCAGCCTGCCCATAGCACACAATTGATCAAAAAATTCAAAGCTGAAAGTGATAAACCTTAGAGCGTTTCCTCATAATTTGTAGTATATTATTGTATAGAGGTGCGAAAGTCAAATCGTGGGCTCCTCAACGATCAAGCGTTAAAACACGAAAGGAATAATGTTTTTGGACTTTCACTTCCCACAAAAAACATTATAGTTGCATATGTCGTTTTTAATTGATTTTATTTTACACATCGATGCCCATCTAGTTGAGATCGTCAATACTTTTGGTAACTGGACTTACTTGATCTTATTTGCGATCATCTTTATCGAAACTGGTGCAGTCATCATGCCTTTCTTACCTGGCGATTCTTTGCTTTTTGCCGCTTGTGCGATGGCCGCAAATCCTGAATATCACTTAAATGTTTGGGTCTTTGTCTTTCTCTTTTGGTTTGCTGCTGTCGCCGGCGATTCGCTAAACTTTTTTATCGGGCAAAAAATCGGTCAGCGTTTGACCAGACATGCTTTTTTTGGTCGTTTTATCAAAGAAAGCGACCTCAAACGAACTGAGGCCTTTTTCGAAAAACATGGTGGGATCGCGATCTCCCTAGCACGATTTATGCCGATCATTCGGACGATGTCTCCGTTTGTTTACGGCGGTAGTGGTGGTAAATACAACATTTTTATTCGCTACTGTATTTTAGGGGCTACAGCTTGGGTCATCTTATGCTGTGGTGGTGGATATTTCTTTGGAAACTTCCCTGTTGTCAAAGAACATTTCTCTCTGATCATTATCGGGATCATTTGTGTTTCTCTCATTCCCGCGATCGTAGGGGCTCTTCATTCAAAATTTTCTAAAAATAAATAAAAATCATAGACAGTTTGGTACTGTTCTATAACTCAAAAAAAGTAGCTTGAAAACTAATTTTAGTTTTTCGAGCTACTTTTTTATGAAAGCTGTTTTAACTGTTTTTTCCCAAGATAGAGGAAAAAAAGTAGTATCCCTACAAAAAGGACGATAAATAGAACAAAGCAAGCTAAGAAAAAATCACTTGGCAAGACTAAGATGATCGGATCGATCTGGGGATCAAAGATCCAATTTTGCTCGGTAAATAAGAGCTTGTGAAAAAAGACAAAAAAACGTTCAAAGTCTAAAACTAGACAAACTAAAATAATACTTAAGACATAAAGACATAAAACGATCTTTTGCCGTAAGATCCAAACCTTTTTTTGCTTGATCAAATTTGTCAAATAATACCAAGTTGGAACTGTTGTTATAAACAACAAACTATAATTTATTAAGAAAAGGCGTTTTACATCCTCAAAATGTCGCATCGCATCATAA
This window of the Ligilactobacillus faecis genome carries:
- a CDS encoding CvfD/Ygs/GSP13 family RNA-binding post-transcriptional regulator; translated protein: MEIDYRIGMVLEGRVTGIQPYGAFVALDEETQGLIHISECHHGFVEDIQKYLEVGQKIKVMIIDIDEYTKKISLSVRCLEKPFDFSKPKYTRYQHKKYWTSRHVYEGFTPIKQRLDHWVDEALADISKGK
- a CDS encoding peptidylprolyl isomerase is translated as MKYIQTEPQKLKADAAIKTNLGTIKVALFPQYAPKAVENFVSLAKKGYYDGVIFHRVIADFMIQTGDPTGTGMGGKSIYGKEFEDEFSQELFNVRGALSMANAGPNTNGSQFFIVQNKKLAQDMLEQVKQVYPEEVVVTYENGGTPWLDGRHTVFGQVVSGMDVVDKIAMVKTGWGDKPKKDVVIETIEII
- a CDS encoding NAD(P)/FAD-dependent oxidoreductase — its product is MTQPEYYDITIIGGGPVGMFAATYARMRLAKTQIIESLDQLGGQVATLFPAKKIYDIPGYPAITGEELISNLKQQLETFAPDIFLGETVQSFVKTSAGFKITTSKRITYSKTIIIATGAGAFEPRKLTLENATSFEGRNLHYFIKDPSIFQGQDIAIAGGGDSAIDWALELVPSVRSLHLIHRRDKFRALEANLEALKQTKTNFQTPYLIADLSQVDNKLKMQLKSKTAPQKEIYVDHLLVNYGFTSDPKLINSWDLALHQREIQVNDQHETSLAQVYAIGDIAYHPGKINLIATGFGEAPSAVNNALLAIYPEKRQPAHSTQLIKKFKAESDKP
- a CDS encoding VTT domain-containing protein translates to MSFLIDFILHIDAHLVEIVNTFGNWTYLILFAIIFIETGAVIMPFLPGDSLLFAACAMAANPEYHLNVWVFVFLFWFAAVAGDSLNFFIGQKIGQRLTRHAFFGRFIKESDLKRTEAFFEKHGGIAISLARFMPIIRTMSPFVYGGSGGKYNIFIRYCILGATAWVILCCGGGYFFGNFPVVKEHFSLIIIGIICVSLIPAIVGALHSKFSKNK
- a CDS encoding TIGR01906 family membrane protein; protein product: MVKVRATEFFYQTMTLLWIITFCIAFTINFRPLYWWFVEHEQLASLLDLSSVTLKQMYQTLLAYLNYPWISKLTLDISISYDAMRHFEDVKRLFLINYSLLFITTVPTWYYLTNLIKQKKVWILRQKIVLCLYVLSIILVCLVLDFERFFVFFHKLLFTEQNWIFDPQIDPIILVLPSDFFLACFVLFIVLFVGILLFFLYLGKKQLKQLS